From the Rhodospirillaceae bacterium genome, one window contains:
- a CDS encoding CDGSH iron-sulfur domain-containing protein, translating to MDKPVVAQEFPYAADLTAGEKYAWCACGLSKTQPYCDGAHKTTDIKPVVFTAEETKRVFLCGCKASKKPICDGSHNSL from the coding sequence ATGGATAAACCCGTTGTAGCTCAAGAATTTCCTTATGCCGCCGACTTAACGGCGGGCGAAAAATACGCATGGTGCGCCTGTGGCCTGAGTAAAACTCAGCCCTATTGCGATGGCGCGCACAAAACAACCGACATTAAGCCAGTCGTATTTACGGCTGAAGAGACAAAAAGAGTCTTCTTATGCGGCTGCAAAGCCTCCAAAAAGCCTATCTGCGACGGTTCCCATAATTCCCTTTGA
- a CDS encoding homoserine kinase → MAVYTEVSDEDLIDFIAEYDIGEVRSCKGIAEGIENSNYLMHTDQGAFILTLYEKRVDPVDLPFFLGFMDHLASRGIHAPVPIKGRDGIALRSLCGRPAAVVTFLDGMWHRRIKPEHCSQLGEALAKMHLAGLDFSLSRANNLSVTAWRGLLSDSLARADEVKEGLASELETELTLLENEWPDGLPSGIIHGDLFPDNVFFQGDELSGLIDFYFACNDCFAYEIAICLDAWCFEPDGSFNATKARRLLTAYRGVRDFSPLELEALPLLARGSSMRFLLTRLYDWLNTPANALVTPKDPLEFLKRLRFHQGVKGPGEYGLD, encoded by the coding sequence ATGGCTGTTTACACAGAAGTTTCTGACGAAGACCTGATCGACTTTATCGCTGAGTACGACATCGGCGAAGTGCGGTCGTGCAAGGGAATTGCCGAGGGCATCGAAAATTCCAATTATCTGATGCATACGGATCAGGGCGCCTTCATCCTGACTCTCTATGAAAAACGCGTGGACCCGGTCGATCTGCCATTTTTTCTCGGGTTCATGGATCACTTGGCATCGCGGGGAATACACGCCCCAGTTCCCATAAAAGGAAGAGATGGTATCGCCCTTCGATCCTTGTGTGGTCGCCCGGCAGCCGTGGTGACGTTCCTCGATGGCATGTGGCACCGTCGGATTAAGCCTGAACATTGTTCGCAGTTGGGTGAAGCGCTGGCGAAAATGCATCTGGCAGGACTGGATTTTTCCCTCAGCCGCGCCAACAATTTATCGGTTACTGCTTGGCGGGGTCTGTTGTCTGATTCCTTGGCGCGCGCGGATGAAGTCAAAGAAGGTCTCGCGAGTGAGCTAGAGACCGAATTAACCTTGTTGGAAAACGAATGGCCAGACGGCTTGCCGAGTGGAATTATTCATGGCGATCTTTTCCCCGACAATGTTTTCTTCCAGGGCGATGAACTCTCTGGGCTGATTGATTTTTATTTCGCCTGCAATGATTGCTTCGCTTATGAGATAGCGATCTGTCTTGATGCCTGGTGTTTTGAGCCCGATGGCAGTTTCAACGCGACCAAGGCGCGGCGTTTACTGACAGCGTATCGGGGAGTTCGAGATTTCTCGCCGCTCGAATTGGAGGCTCTGCCGCTGTTGGCGCGAGGGTCGTCGATGCGGTTTCTGCTGACCCGACTTTATGATTGGCTGAATACGCCTGCCAATGCGCTTGTGACGCCGAAAGACCCGCTGGAATTTTTAAAGCGGCTGCGTTTCCATCAAGGCGTTAAGGGACCTGGTGAGTACGGTTTGGACTGA
- the rnhA gene encoding ribonuclease HI, giving the protein MTSNDQVEIYTDGACSGNPGPGGWGVLMIWRDTEKEFFGGEPDTTNNRMELMAAIQGLESLNRQIPVTIYTDSKYVLDGITKWIKGWKINGWRTAAKKPVKNDDLWRRLDEALAGHEVDWQWVKGHAGNEGNERADDLANRGVDHVREYGSVL; this is encoded by the coding sequence ATGACTTCAAACGATCAAGTCGAGATTTATACAGATGGTGCTTGTTCTGGTAACCCAGGCCCAGGAGGTTGGGGTGTGTTAATGATCTGGCGGGATACTGAAAAGGAATTTTTCGGTGGCGAGCCCGATACGACCAACAACCGAATGGAGCTTATGGCCGCGATCCAAGGGCTTGAATCCCTCAATCGGCAAATTCCTGTCACGATTTATACTGACAGCAAATATGTCTTGGACGGGATCACCAAGTGGATCAAAGGCTGGAAAATAAATGGCTGGCGGACAGCAGCTAAAAAGCCGGTTAAAAATGACGACCTGTGGCGGCGCCTAGACGAAGCCTTGGCGGGTCACGAAGTGGACTGGCAATGGGTTAAGGGTCATGCCGGTAACGAGGGCAACGAACGCGCCGATGACCTCGCCAATAGAGGCGTTGATCATGTGCGGGAATATGGGAGTGTTTTGTGA
- a CDS encoding 3-hydroxybutyrate dehydrogenase: MGEPQLAGKVTLVTGSTSGIGLGVAKELARHGAQIILNSHENPEDVGAAVEEVSAETDTEVCFLQADLSQTDAIENLVKEIEDRLGTIDILVNNAGVQHVSPVEEFPPDKWDHIQSLNLSSSFHLSRLVLNSMTSKGWGRIINIASAHGLVASPYKAAYVAAKHGLVGLTKTIALETAEAGVTCNAICSGYVWTPLVAAQIDDQAKVHDMPRDQVIRDVILAPQPTKEFVTIEEVAALAAYLCSDAARSITGSSLSIDGGWTAR, encoded by the coding sequence ATGGGCGAGCCCCAGTTGGCCGGAAAAGTCACCTTGGTAACCGGGTCAACCAGCGGCATTGGCCTGGGCGTGGCAAAGGAACTGGCCCGACACGGCGCGCAAATCATTTTGAACAGTCATGAAAATCCAGAAGATGTAGGTGCTGCTGTAGAAGAAGTTTCCGCAGAAACTGATACGGAGGTTTGTTTCCTACAAGCAGACTTGTCACAAACGGATGCCATCGAAAATCTGGTGAAAGAAATTGAAGATCGCCTTGGTACCATCGATATCTTGGTCAACAATGCTGGCGTGCAGCATGTGTCACCGGTGGAAGAATTCCCGCCCGATAAGTGGGACCATATCCAATCGTTGAACTTGTCCTCTAGCTTCCATCTCAGCCGATTGGTTCTGAACAGCATGACCAGCAAAGGTTGGGGGCGGATTATTAATATCGCCTCGGCACATGGTCTGGTGGCATCTCCCTACAAGGCGGCATACGTTGCGGCCAAGCATGGGCTGGTTGGATTGACCAAGACCATCGCGCTCGAAACCGCAGAGGCTGGTGTGACCTGCAATGCGATTTGCTCCGGCTATGTCTGGACACCGCTGGTAGCGGCGCAAATTGATGATCAGGCGAAGGTCCATGACATGCCCCGCGATCAAGTTATTCGCGACGTCATTCTGGCCCCGCAACCGACCAAGGAATTCGTTACTATTGAGGAAGTGGCAGCCCTCGCTGCCTATCTCTGTAGCGATGCCGCGCGCAGCATTACCGGCTCCAGCCTGTCTATCGATGGCGGCTGGACGGCGCGTTAG
- a CDS encoding YqgE/AlgH family protein — translation MSESPYLTGQLLLAMPSMLDTRFSKTVIYMCAHNEEGAMGLVVNRELESLTFPDLLNQLGIEPLIARPQIKIHFGGPVDSGRGFVLHTADYTQEATVPVDEAVALTTTMDILQAIAEGDGPDQCLLALGYAGWGPGQLDAEIKENGWLHVTSDDDLVFGPELDGKWERGMGKLGIDPRMLSDDAGHA, via the coding sequence ATGAGTGAAAGTCCTTATCTGACCGGTCAACTCTTGCTGGCGATGCCGAGTATGTTAGATACGCGGTTTTCCAAGACGGTTATTTATATGTGCGCCCACAATGAAGAGGGAGCCATGGGCTTGGTGGTGAACCGGGAACTGGAATCGCTGACGTTTCCGGACCTTCTCAATCAACTTGGGATTGAGCCCTTGATTGCGCGGCCTCAAATAAAAATTCATTTTGGCGGACCTGTGGATTCGGGCCGGGGGTTCGTGCTGCATACGGCGGACTATACCCAAGAGGCGACGGTTCCTGTCGACGAGGCGGTGGCGCTTACCACGACCATGGACATTTTGCAGGCGATTGCCGAAGGCGACGGACCTGATCAATGTTTGTTGGCCCTAGGCTATGCGGGATGGGGGCCTGGCCAACTTGATGCTGAGATCAAGGAGAACGGCTGGCTGCATGTGACATCTGACGATGACTTGGTGTTCGGTCCTGAACTGGACGGCAAATGGGAACGCGGCATGGGCAAACTAGGAATTGATCCGCGCATGCTGTCCGATGACGCCGGGCACGCTTAG
- a CDS encoding insulinase family protein — MTVRTTTLDNGLRIVSDSMDNVETVSTGIWVDVGTRYETPEINGVSHFLEHMAFKGTERRTAREIVEEIEDVGGNLNAYTSRETTVYHAKVLKEDMPLAVDIIGDIAQNPTFDVDELERERGVILQEINQSNDTPDDVVFDYFQETAYPEQAVGRPVLGSTELVRDMSRETLMNYMQTNYTGSRMVLSAAGRLDHDTFVKLAEDAFGGLNKGNGADLETASYAGGDFRKERDLEQAHLLLGFDGISYNDDDFYTASVLSTLLGGGMSSRLFQEIREKHGLVYSIYSFLSCYSDGGLFGVYAGSGGEESSRVIPLVCDEMRRVCDDITEHEVQRTRTQLKASILMSLESTMSRCEQMARQISVFGRPLSVEEVVEKIEAVDVEAVKKVAQRIVSSTPTLTALGPVSGLEDYEETVGRLTV, encoded by the coding sequence GCGATAGCATGGATAACGTCGAGACTGTTTCCACCGGAATTTGGGTGGATGTCGGCACCCGGTACGAAACACCTGAGATCAATGGTGTCTCCCACTTTTTGGAACATATGGCGTTCAAGGGAACCGAACGGCGCACGGCCCGCGAAATCGTCGAGGAAATCGAAGACGTTGGCGGCAATCTGAACGCCTACACATCGCGTGAAACAACCGTCTATCACGCCAAGGTTCTAAAAGAGGATATGCCCCTGGCCGTCGATATCATTGGTGACATCGCACAAAATCCAACATTTGATGTGGATGAATTGGAGCGCGAGCGAGGCGTTATCTTACAAGAAATCAATCAGTCCAACGACACCCCAGACGATGTCGTTTTTGATTATTTTCAAGAGACCGCGTATCCAGAACAAGCCGTTGGTCGACCCGTCCTAGGCAGCACCGAGTTGGTTCGTGATATGTCTCGCGAAACGCTGATGAATTACATGCAAACAAACTACACCGGCTCCCGCATGGTTTTATCAGCAGCGGGACGCCTGGATCACGATACCTTTGTAAAGCTGGCCGAAGATGCTTTTGGCGGCCTGAATAAAGGCAACGGTGCCGATCTGGAAACAGCGAGCTATGCGGGCGGCGATTTCCGCAAAGAACGAGACCTGGAACAAGCACATCTGCTCCTGGGATTCGACGGCATTAGTTATAACGACGATGATTTTTATACGGCTTCCGTCCTATCGACTTTGTTGGGTGGCGGCATGTCATCGCGTTTGTTCCAAGAAATCCGTGAGAAACACGGTCTTGTTTACAGTATTTATTCCTTCCTTTCTTGCTATTCGGATGGTGGTTTGTTTGGCGTTTATGCAGGGTCAGGTGGCGAAGAATCGAGTCGCGTCATACCGTTGGTCTGTGATGAAATGCGTCGAGTCTGTGATGATATCACCGAACACGAAGTCCAGCGCACCCGCACCCAACTTAAGGCCAGCATTCTGATGTCCCTGGAAAGTACCATGTCGCGCTGTGAACAAATGGCGCGTCAGATTTCGGTTTTTGGGCGACCGTTAAGCGTCGAAGAAGTGGTCGAGAAAATCGAAGCGGTGGATGTAGAGGCTGTCAAAAAAGTCGCCCAAAGGATTGTTTCCTCAACGCCGACGTTAACAGCGCTTGGTCCTGTATCAGGTCTGGAAGACTACGAAGAAACAGTCGGTCGCCTGACCGTATAG